A portion of the Citrobacter rodentium NBRC 105723 = DSM 16636 genome contains these proteins:
- a CDS encoding DUF5983 family protein — MKLALTLEADSVNVQALNMGRIVVDVDGIELAELINVVCDNGHSLRVVDESDRASTDCTPPFAALTGIRCSTAHITAKDNAWLYSLSHQTSDVGESEWIHFTGTGYLLRTDAWSYPVLRLKRLGLSKTFRRLVITLIWRYGVSLIHLDASAGCLPGLPTFDW, encoded by the coding sequence ATGAAACTGGCCCTGACGCTGGAAGCCGACAGCGTTAACGTACAGGCACTGAACATGGGGCGCATTGTCGTTGACGTCGATGGTATTGAGCTTGCTGAACTGATTAACGTGGTCTGCGATAACGGTCACTCCCTTCGTGTTGTTGATGAATCTGACCGGGCCTCAACAGACTGCACGCCACCATTTGCTGCCCTGACCGGCATACGCTGCAGTACCGCGCATATCACGGCAAAGGACAACGCCTGGCTGTACTCGCTGTCACACCAGACCAGTGACGTTGGTGAATCAGAATGGATTCATTTTACAGGTACCGGTTATCTGTTACGTACTGATGCGTGGTCATACCCGGTTCTGCGGCTTAAGCGCCTGGGCCTGTCAAAAACGTTCCGTCGTCTGGTTATCACTCTCATCTGGCGTTATGGCGTCAGTCTCATTCATCTGGATGCCAGTGCCGGATGTCTGCCGGGTTTACCCACTTTCGACTGGTAA
- a CDS encoding DUF957 domain-containing protein, whose translation MKSLTTETALDILIAWLQDNIDCESGIIFDNNEDKTDSAALLSCIEQAREDIHTLRQLQLLHQNR comes from the coding sequence ATGAAATCATTAACCACGGAAACCGCACTGGATATTCTGATTGCGTGGCTGCAGGACAATATCGACTGCGAATCCGGAATTATCTTTGACAACAATGAGGATAAAACGGATTCGGCAGCACTGTTGTCCTGTATTGAACAGGCGAGGGAGGATATCCATACCCTGCGCCAACTGCAGCTTCTGCACCAGAACCGGTGA
- a CDS encoding helix-turn-helix domain-containing protein, which produces MMQQDWHPADIIAGLKKRGTLLVALSRQTRLASSTLANTLNRRWPKGEGLIAEALGVAPEQI; this is translated from the coding sequence ATGATGCAGCAAGACTGGCATCCCGCCGACATTATCGCCGGGTTGAAAAAACGGGGCACCTTGTTAGTGGCGCTGTCTCGTCAGACTAGGCTGGCATCCTCCACGCTTGCAAATACCCTTAACCGCCGTTGGCCTAAAGGTGAAGGGTTGATCGCTGAAGCGCTGGGAGTTGCGCCAGAGCAAATCTAG